A window of Belonocnema kinseyi isolate 2016_QV_RU_SX_M_011 chromosome 10, B_treatae_v1, whole genome shotgun sequence genomic DNA:
tgtgtattattttgtggttagggtgatttttaCCTCTCTgttattccgataatgtaggaccctatcgtaccgattctgtcggtaagcactctagaataattatggtgcaatcatggacataggaaacacgggactaggcatgccatcctaactttgcgagcggggttgaatccacgggaggagggagaatttcatgagtgggagagccgccatcttacgatgtgccatttgattatgcgcacgagcagtTTTGCCGACGAACTGTGCatcaaaatataaacatgtgggcgctgccatgtttgtcgcgtgacattaaaaggtggcggacctcccccctcattgcatcatccccgcaatggcatgtctagtcacttgtttcctatgtccatgggtgcaataaactatcttaccagcctagctggtaatgtagatagataaattttgaaattttcggcgtagagggcgtacgaaacagcatgaaactttgaaactaatgttcaatttttcgccactgggaaattatttatgaaataaacttttttgattgcctgcaaacaaggttagttccgggagattgtCACTATTTTTAtctgcaagtccaaagttttcggccaaaaatattgtgtagtttggaagtaacgcacaggagaattgtaacatacataacctccaaatatacacacgttgttagcaatatcaaaaaattttttgaaaaaaaaacacaaagtgtgcggggacgtccgttagcatgttcgctatcatttcccaaatctttaagacaaaatattgattattctagaaaaaaaagccgtcggaaactaaaactggtaaaatcgatactaattcctaagcgctatgcaaattaatcagattttgctaaattaaaactttttggaattaaaccaaaaaaaaagtgtgtaggggcgtccgttagcatggtcgctatcatgtcccaaatttttaagacaaaatattgattattaaagaaaaaaagccgtcggaacctaaaactggtaaaatcgataattttctaagtatcacatgcccttaaaatctggggaatgatagcgaacatgctaacggacgtccccacacactttttgtattgtttttttttcaaaccaatttttatattgttaacaacgtgcgtgtatatttcgaggttatgtgtattacaattcacccgagcattacttccaaactacacaatatttttggccgaaaactttgtacttacaaataaacatagtaactaatctccagGAACTAAcgttgtttgcaggcaatcaaaaaagtttatttcataaataatttccaaattatcggaaagacagatatgaaaaacgacgtaacctcaaaataatgcatatgcatacaatttttatttagcacaatacattttttttgttattatccctcaagaAAGAGTCCGGGTACGCCCGTTAtggtattttatagcatctccgaattcagttttaaaaaattttcatttttgtagaaaaaagcaGAAGGGCCTGTACCTGATTGAttacacgacgaagtatcacatgcccttacaatttttttattttgaacggtgaaaatgACGGGGGGTTTTTTTTTGCAccaatcacattttttatttttaaaaaatatattcagtgGTGTTAAATATCACTTGATATTTCATGATAtgataattatcaataatatatttatgctctttaaaattatgttttcatttgagtagaaattacgctaaaaattatttttaaagaaactaaaactgggaccattttttgacatattttctttgtatcttgacattttttgaacctaagaacctTTTTTATATGGAAAACATCTGCCTcaaacttcgagaaatgcaagagccagcAGTAAATTAAGTTTATGTACTTTTTTCACatctctcaaatattttaaatataagaaaagttcttaggttcaaaaatttcgaggttatgtgaaAAATGGTTTCAGTTAAGTTCTTTGAATATAATGTTTTTCAATATTCCTACACAAATGAAGTACATACATGTACTTTATGGTCTTCTcatatattttccaaagtttcagtccgatattttatttacaaaaaaagatcttcggttcaaacaaaatgttcattgaactgaaaaagtgaggctGGTAATATAGGGATCTGagtgtatcacatgcccttaaattcatTCTTggcggtttaaaatttatatattcaaaatattgtagtttcaaattcaaataattattaaaaataacaggaCTATTCCgctattaattattctaaaatttcatattaaaagccttgcttgataattttagatgtaaatataaagctaAATGAGAAGGGCAAAGCTtaatattgaacaatttcaaaaatggaatcattttaCAGCAATattacaggcatcgtagagagtatacctaagaacaacatgacctaatacctcagtttcaggttagtcCTAAAGATGTGAActgtaatgttcacgaaacgtcggcaaacaattcgtagtttttttttacacgagtgaaacccgaaatatctccttttgttaaaatgaatcgtcgtgaaagcataaaatctattacttgtttttaaaagtttaagagtgaataataattctgaaaaaatatttaaaattaaaaaattaggtttaagggcatgtgatacttagaaaattatcgattttaccagttttcggtcccgacggctttttttctttaataatcactattttgtcttaaaaatttgggacatgatagcgaccatgctaatggacgttcccacacacttttttttggtttaattcaaaaaagttttaatttagcaaaatccgattaatttgcatagcgcttaggaattagtatcgattttaccagttttaggttccgacggctttttttcctgaataatcaatattttttcttaaaaatttgggaaatgatagcgaacatgctagcgGACGTACTCGCACACTAGTtctctcccggaactaaccttggttgcaggcaatcaaaaaagtttatttcataaataatttcccagtgacgaaaaatttaacattagtttcaaagtttcatgctgtttcgtacgccctttacgccgaaaatttcaaaatttatctatctacattaccagataggctggtaagatagtttattgcaccataattattctagagtgcttaccgacagaatcggtacgatagagacctacattatcggaatgacagagaactaaaaatcaccctaaccacaaaataatacacatgcataaaatttggtaattagcacaataacatttttttgttattatccctgaaaaacgagtccggggacgtccgttatgatattttatagcatctccgaattcagtttttaaaaactttcatttagtggaaaaaagccgtcggaactgtacccgattgaccacacgacgaagtatcacatgcccttaagggcatctgatacttacagtttcccctgtttttttttccacaaaaatgaaaatttaaaaaaactgaattcggggatgttataaaatatcataacgcacgtccccggactcttttttgagggataataacaaaacaaaattattgtgctaaataaagattttatgcatatgctttattttgaggttacgtcgtttttcatctctgcctttccgataatctggaaattatttatgaaataaacttttttgattgggtacaaacaaggttagttccgggagattaattactatgtttatttgtaagtccaaagtcttccgccaaaaatattgtgtagtttggaagtaacgctcgggagaattgtaacacacataacctcgaaatatacacgcacgttgttagcaatatcaaaattggcttgataaaaaacaacacaaaaagtgtgtggggacgtccgttagcatgttcgctatcatttcccagattttaaaggcaaaatatttcttagcctcggaaaaaaaccgggggaatctaacactgaaaaaatcgatactatttcctaagcgctatgaaaattaataaaattttgctaaattaaaacttttttgaattaacccacaaaaaagtgtgtggggacgtccgttagcatgttcgctatcatttctcaaatttttaagacaaaatatttattattctagaaaaaaagccgggggaacctaaaactggtaaaatcgacaattttctaagtatcacatgcctttaaaagaaaacaaatgaaACGGTGTAACTGAAATTGATACAGCAgtagtaaattattaatttcggtaattttaaatgtttgcaattttagacTTCTGAATTTACATGTTGAACGCTCAATTACATTTTGTtctcataggttttaattttgcagataAAATTTAGTTGGCTGAATTTCAGAAgctataattaacaattaaaaaattattggttttcaaataatttatatttccttcaagtaattgaaattttaaagggcttgattataaaaaagttttaatatcacaatttttggttttaatgtttttcatttaaatttactgattagtttgaaagtttatttactaTGATTAAATCCaatctttgattttataaaaattggtctAATTaggtttaatgttaaattttaatttcgttatgtaataacaaattaaaaatctcgaatttCAGGACGtttaactttaaaagattcaatttagtttgaaatataaaaattgtcaaatcttaatcgctttaattttaaaattgttcaaattcaaaagtttcctaattttaattattcaattttgaacgtatttaattaaaaactgtaatacaatttcaattcctttgaattttaaatgacctaatctcaaaatattccatttctaaggttttgttattgttattacaaataaaattgttcactttgcAGGGCTTCGATTTAGAATTATACAATTAAACTCTTCTTTcttattaaattcttcaaaatcaNNNNNNNNNNNNNNNNNNNNNNNNNNNNNNNNNNNNNNNNNNNNNNNNNNNNNNNNNNNNNNNNNNNNNNNNNNNNNNNNNNNNNNNNNNNNNNNNNNNNtttcagaaattttcaattcgaaattattaattatgcattattgttaaacaaatttaaaacatgttaaaaagtttgttttataatggaatttaaatttgcatatttttcatgttaaaaaataaaaagccaGAGACTTGAGCGCACGATTTGTGCGCGGGCAATTACTGCTAGTGTGTAATAAGACACATCTGCATTTTTCTTTATCAAGTACAAAAATTTCCGTATCGTACTTATatgattcaaattcaatttatttcttgCAAAAGGGTTTGCTGATGTTTATCAAATTCCGCAATTTATTCCgcatttctcaacattttttttgtttacaaaagaatgaagaaatatttgctttaaagtgatcttagcaaaaaaatattaccAAACTTAGAGAGGTATTCTCAGTATCACgttgcattattttaaatcacttttttctttttgaacctaataaatttACAGTCCGATGAAATCTAAGAAAGCTTCAACATATTCAATCATAaactaatatttataatttttaaaaaatcgttgcgGATAACACGTAGAAATCAAGttcttttttttcatgattttgaagccactattttattaattattataattattcagtAGGGGTAaagataactttttgaaaaaaaaattggaattttcaatattgatacttcttagaaaaaaaattttttaaccaaaaatttttagaaacaactATTGCGATCTGATACCGGGTGTGTTCATATTCTCATTTTGCTAAGTGTTTTGTGCATATTGTTTTCCACagatttttgatattcaaaacaatcatttaaaatttgcccccatcttaaataaataaacgacaaaaggaaaataaaatggttctttttcttcaaaataactcAAACGATATTTATGAACAAAGCATATGTTATGAAAATCAATGAGCTAATATTATAGAGAAATTGGGAAAAAATTCTGACAAAgaaggttaaaatattttttgaaatttaaaaatttttatttgataacccGATCCGATTAATTacaaaagaaagtattttaaactaTACAACTTCAGGATATTTTTACAAAAGAGAATTGATATCACACTAAAACATAAGGTTTGatcagaattacaaaaaaaaaaaactggaatttttaggTTAATACTTTTAGGATTGTATAttcaaatatatgtaaatatatggTGCTAATATAGGCTTGATAAGTGAGTGGGCAATTTCTACATTCTTACCTCTAGGCCCTTcatatttaattgataattatattttaattctttaaatcgtAGATgtatttattatctttattttgaataatattattttgtttcatccaaaatatgtaacatttttcaaaacaatttaaactttatatGCACCCTTAATATATCATGATTTGTAGTTGGAAAGTTTTACATgaaattcagttttctttttaattcttttgtttctaCAGTCTATAATCTTTCTGTACATTTTCACTATTCGAAATGTtcagaatttcagagattttgaagttcaatttattaaaatggtAATCTCATTTGCTATCTGGTGTTTAGCGCTTTCAAATTAGAACACTTTTGAATGTTTGAAGTTATAAATTGTCTGACTTTTAAATTGATATGCTTTCCACTTactcctttttatttaaataaagtttatgattattagaaattttttatttttgtacaaattttgccTTATGATGTAAAATGCTATGCGAATAGTTTTcgtactgaaattttaaattcctaaccattttttcatttttctgaactaCTACCCTTTCTcctattctctctctctctctcaattcTCCAACTACTGAATCCTCGATTTTTATTCTAGGAACTACAAAATTCGGGTTTTAACGAAGGACAACAAGGCAAATAAAAAAGCAGAAAAGTCTCCAAAGGACAAAAATTCTACACCAGGCAAGAAACCGGACGATTTGAAATCCCTCTCGTCCCTGTCGAGTATTTCTAGCAGTCCATCCCCTGTCCGAACACCTCGCTCCAGATCTCGTTCGCGAAGTCGCGGTAGAAAAATAACCCATCCAGAAAGAAATTACAGGTCCCGTCGTTCCCGACATTCTCGCGAGCGGTCTCGGTCCGTCGAATTAGTTGTAAAAGAACGCGACAAGTGGGACAAGTACAAAGAACAAATCCGCCGTGCAGAAGAAACACTCGAAAGAGCCCTGAAGTTCCacgaaaaaaatcccgaaaagcATCCCTCCTATCCCGACGAGTGGAAGAAATTCTGGAACCGAAGATATAAGGAACTTCAATCCGAGGGTAAAGACCCGGGAAAACATGACTTCAAACCCGAGTGGATTGAGTTTTGGAACAAGCGAATGCGCGAACTCCACACCGAGCAACTGGAGCAGAGAAAGGGGGAGATTCGAAAAAGATTAGAACTTCCAGAAGAGAAACCAATAGAAAAACACTCTTCTTCTGTTTCTTCTTCCAAGAAAAAGGATAGGTCGCCAACTCCTAAACGTAGACATCAGGAAAGCGACGATGAAGTTGAATACGTAGGAACGAAACTGCTCAGACCTGAATTCCACATAGATCCTCACCACGAAATGCGCGAGAGACAAAGAGAGAGGGAACGAGAAcgggagagagaaagagagagggagCGTGAAAGGGATCGCGAGAGGGAAAGAGAACGAGATCGTGCAAGGGAGCGGGAAAGAGAACGAGAGCTGGAACGAGACTATTATGTCCCCTATTCCAGGGGACGGGGATACAGGCCACCACCTCCTCATGCTTACTACGGTCCGCCAAGAACCGCAACTGCTCGTCCAAGATATCATGCCTCCCCATATCCAATAGCTGAAAAATCACCTAGTCCCATTGCTGACGAAATCCTAAGCGAAGACCTCGAAATCGTTGGACTTTTAAGACTCCTGACAGCTCTGGAAGGACAATTGGGCTCCCTGGGTCCCAAGATTGTCTCGCTTCTCTCGAAAGCCTTGGCAGCCGAGAAAGCAAAACCGAACTCTGCTGAAGAGTTGCTGTATGATGAGGAAGTCAGCGTTATGTTTGAGACTGTCAAGGAGAAACTGAAGGGACAACTCTTTGCTGGAATGATTGAGAAGATGGCAATCGCGCCCACGAAGACTGCAATTCAGAATATAGCGCAGCTTCTGCACAAGGCCACGGAGAATAAAAAGAAGATGGAGGAGGAAAAGAAGAAACACAAGGAACTTCTTGAGCtttcaaaaactataaatatatttaatagagCGCCATACTCGAGAGTGATTGATATTAATCCTAAGAATCTAAAATCCGAACCCGTGAGTGTTCCTGGAGTCGGAACTGTTGATAAAGTCGCAATTGCCCAGCAAATTGCGGCAGCTCTGGTAGCACAGGGTAGATCAAACGTCTCCCAGGATGAATTGGAGACATTAATCAACGCTGTTGTTGGAATGGCGGAAGCTTCTCAGCAAAGCAGCAAACCTGTCACCACTGCTGATTTTGTTAAAGGTTTAACTAGTGGAGCGAGTCCTCTTACCTCTGGCGATGAGCAAACACCCCCTCCTGCTGCTCCCAGTCCTCCAGTTGTAAAAAAATCCGAAAGCTCGGTCGAGTCTCGGGCGAAGCAGATGGAGAGTTTATCAGATGAAGACCTCAAATCCTTGTtacagaatttcaaggaattaggaACCGAGGAACAACATGGGCTTATCAATTTCTTGAAGAAGCTTGAAGCTACCGATTTATCGAGGGTAGAAAAGCTGAGAGCTTACGTGAATTTGGGAACATCATCATTGCCTCCAAAACAGAAAAGCCCATCGCCCGAGGTCATCGAAACGATCAAATCAAGAAAGAGCTGCTCGCCTTTCTCTTCTCGGAAAGGTAATCAGAATCCTTCTGATGATGAAAACAAGTGGAAACCCAAGGTGGACATGTTCGCAGAGGAAGAGCATGCAAACAAGAATGACGAGAAGCAGAAGAAGCTTGAGTTTTCCGATGACGATGATGATTATACATTTGAGGATATTTACAAAGCCGCGGATAAGAATGTTAGCGATAATCAGAGAGCGAAAAAAGACTCACGTTCATTTTCCAGGTCGAGGTCGAATTCTCCGAAATCCTGGTCGCATTCTCGTTCAAGATCACGTTCAAGGTCGCCTGTGAAGATTACTAAAGAACCAACGAAGAACAGTGATCCGAATGCGATTTTGAATGAAACGAAGCGACTGATTGCAAATATTATGGGCGATTTGCCGAATAAGTATACGTCGCATATGGTTCCAGGCTCTTCCAGCAATAACGATGCACCGCCGTCGCATTCTGAGGGACTTAGGAACAATTCGGAGGTGGATATTTCAAATTCCAATTCAAATTCGAATTCTTATACACCGAATTATGGAAGGACTTTGACTCAGGTTAACGTTACGGGACAACCACCCAGTCAACGTCCTCCCAGTCAGCACCCTCCCAATCAACATCCTCCCCAGCAAGGAAGTTATCCGCCTCCGATGAATCAATTTCAGAATTATCCAACCCAACCTCAAATGTTCAACTCGAATCAAGGTTATAATATGAACAATGGGTATAATAATTATAACCAAGGGTTCACTCCTAATCAGGGACCGGCACCCTTTAGTGGAGGTCCACCTAGTCAGTATCAACAACAGCCTTATGGACAGTCACAATTTCCTGGACCTCCAGGAATGGGACAGCCTCAGGCGTATTCGCAACAATATGGAAACTATcaacagcagcagcagcagcgaTTTTATTAATTTCGAGATTGAGTTGGTGCAGTGCTGAGCTGAACGGGCTGTGAATGTTCTTCAATGATTTTGCAAATCGGATCTTAGTGCAGGTGTTTGTGTAATAAGGTATGGAAACAAGGAAGATTTTATGCTTTAAACTATAGATGAgggattaaaacattttttcgaaaaagaaaaattcctaatattaaaatattttgcaattttcacgAAACTTTTGGGAACAACTTTCGACCATTTCACCATCTGATGATTAAaataagaactagaaagtttagatttaaatttaaatgtgtaTTTGAATTTCGGCATAAAAACGTTTCACGAATGTTCTTTTgtgtaaaaacaattattaaataattaatataagtcATTTACGAAAACAAGAAGTTTCAGGTGAAATTTATATACTTcttgcgaaaaatgattttctgaaaaacaaattactttatttaatgtATCACATTAACttgaataaactttaataaatgtatatagCTAAAAAGTTGATCCAGATTATATAAAGAATGTGAATAGTTGTCGTTTAGAATTTAAATACGACTTCTAACTGAACTTCTGGGCTAGATCTTTTGTGTAgtatatattttatgcataaattattcaaaatttattttaagttctgGTTTTGTTCAGAAGAACATTTTcgtaaagaaatttctttaaaggtaattcgataaagacttatttttattatacgatAATTGATTTAAATCGTACAAGATGATTGTAAAAAGATTTATACGCTCAAATTAAAATGCACCTTCAAAATTCGACCTACTATTTCTAGGCACGATTTTCAGCGCCAGGTAATGTATCACAGTTGAACTATTCCCaataaaaatccagaaatttcAAACTCTCGAAATTGCATaattatcgaaattttaaaatgccgaatttttaaattctccaaaACTAGtaacttttcaaaagaaaaatttagttcCCATTTTTTATCTGttaactaatattttatttgatatatctGTATGTCGTATACCTTGATATTTTAAAGAGctcttttacattttaaatatgcaattatgttaaataaaatattctaagaaataaaaatgatcaaatatgcattattttttcggaaattttcctttttctcattatactttCGGTAGTTTTTAACGtcctgtttttttctttttcaacaatataataacCCACACAAtaatatatgtttaaattttaaaaagacgcTGCAcgtaattgtataattaaaagaagaatttaaatttcgcgctgAAATCGCACAGCCACACTTAAAAGTAATCTCTAATTCTGGATTCATTGTGGTGCGAATTTTATATTGTAAGATGGTTATCTTGGTgtataaagttttgaaaatgatcacgcacactttttaaattaattatttatttaaaaaatgtaatgctgtATTCAAATCTGttgtcttattttttatatatatttatcaaatttttgtgtATTGGGAATAAAAGTTGATAAATGTTGAAATTACGTGgtctatagaaatatttttttctattatataataaaaatcacaaaaatatgttGTAACATCCGATTTGCAAAATTCTATACTAATACTGAAAAAAAACATCTGTTTCAGTTCCgaattaaagaaaagaataacTGAATCATTATGTATTAAACTGCGACTTCCTATTCGGTACTCTCCGTCTTTAACGAAACaagaaatttgagattttttatacGTTTCTTAACTAGAAGATTGAAGCATGAAGTTTTACTAAGATTTCCGAAAGTATGTTTTTCACTCAGTAGATTATGCGCACGTAGTTCAGGAATGAAAGGAAGAGTGTGGTTCCCATTTACAATTAGTGTAcctaatattgattaaaatttgcgAGAACGGATTAAGAATTTTGATCACAATGTGTTTAATTTTACTTAACTGAAAAGCCTTCAAACTCttagaaattaatgaaatgtGCTTAAATTTCTATCGTAACAATGAGTAACTTCTCTGTTACTTATGAGTCAGAGAATTGTGAGAAGAGAATTCACAGATATTGTTTAAATCGCCAGTTAATTTtacgatgatttttttttttaagttttgaattgcGTCTTGAATTGTTTGCTTGGCGggtaaaataattcataaaaggTCAATCAATGACAATCGAGAGATATGGTAAGCGAAAAGAAGACCTTCCAGGGTTAAATTAGTTTTAGGATTAATTGATTGACAAAATAAGTAAGAGGTAAAATTTCGCTACGAACTCGATTGTTTTAACCCAGCGAATTGATTTGTATGTAGATGGATTTAAAGTACAACGTACCTTCTACGTTGGCAGaggaaaaaagtactttttgagCAATTTCACAATTGCTGATTATCAAACGAGGATAAAAAATgctttgacaaaatatttcattttttacgtttgaTTTTTGACTTTTGAACTCCGATATATGTATTTAGAGCAAAATATAtccaattctttaaattaaaaattgcctttcaaggttttttttttattttgattatttttccaagcgtttatttttttagttggtgCTTGGAACTGGACCCTTATAACTAACtgtgtaatataatttttattttacattgtaCAGTTTTgagttgagttaaaaaaaataaagttctcgataataatgcaattttattgattttaattcatAAGTTTCAAAGTGGACATGTACATCaacggaaaatttttaattaaacatactTGGACTGAGAAATGAAATATactgtaaatttaaaatagcgAGTTTTGGATTCAAGTTACTAATagttgtaataataaaattttacaggtaataaatacttcttttattgaaatttgaacattattgtttaatgaattaaaagtctagaatgaaaatttattttgattttctatttattgcattaataaaagtaactttttaatatttttattttgctttatctTGATAATAGAGGTAAAACCTTCAATTTTATTATGTTTGTGAGATATTACGAAGATCATTGACCTGGACAAAATATAAGTAAGTGTTTTTANNNNNNNNNNNNNNNNNNNNNNNNNNNNNNNNNNNNNNNNNNNNNNNNNNNNNNNNNNNNNNNNNNNNNNNNNNNNNNNNNNNNNNNNNNNNNNNNNNNNTTCTTTCTGTTTTGGAAAGCTTATATTAGCCAGTGCGAAATTTTTAAGCTTTACGTTTTTTCGATTTATAGTGTTTCATTTATATTTGTAGtctttttataaatagaaaatcgtGACACTGTATTTgataa
This region includes:
- the LOC117181511 gene encoding uncharacterized protein CG7065-like isoform X1, with product MQNFDDLDIEGRNPSHKSEEDREKEEHDRKRLMRTSVTAEDGTLRPVYSETEDGDVWCHICNVALFGAHKLLSHNTCNRHKIKLDEWPYPVLLWSKQSDMMNKNTGQPPPSSNPLAPGEPIPPGMEDQISRNTTIQVSLDRHRSSPLVGLEYLLELVDNDSCEPSYTCVLCDKRGDPRTVMAHITSYNHRIAYLNRHFPTISRAITELPRTANYKRGANEISVLVAKKIEDHLGRLQPQLVDKAQFEKNKIQYVKRVYQDFHFRETPEFTLMEIYDVRWVTNFEEKSAEVMNEAKLKELPPPVEDKKEEKTEEKGKERERDRERERDKNRDKEKEKRRDSYRDEKESSSRRKDAKVDSKDTKSNYKIRVLTKDNKANKKAEKSPKDKNSTPGKKPDDLKSLSSLSSISSSPSPVRTPRSRSRSRSRGRKITHPERNYRSRRSRHSRERSRSVELVVKERDKWDKYKEQIRRAEETLERALKFHEKNPEKHPSYPDEWKKFWNRRYKELQSEGKDPGKHDFKPEWIEFWNKRMRELHTEQLEQRKGEIRKRLELPEEKPIEKHSSSVSSSKKKDRSPTPKRRHQESDDEVEYVGTKLLRPEFHIDPHHEMRERQRERERERERERERERERDRERERERDRARERERERELERDYYVPYSRGRGYRPPPPHAYYGPPRTATARPRYHASPYPIAEKSPSPIADEILSEDLEIVGLLRLLTALEGQLGSLGPKIVSLLSKALAAEKAKPNSAEELLYDEEVSVMFETVKEKLKGQLFAGMIEKMAIAPTKTAIQNIAQLLHKATENKKKMEEEKKKHKELLELSKTINIFNRAPYSRVIDINPKNLKSEPVSVPGVGTVDKVAIAQQIAAALVAQGRSNVSQDELETLINAVVGMAEASQQSSKPVTTADFVKGLTSGASPLTSGDEQTPPPAAPSPPVVKKSESSVESRAKQMESLSDEDLKSLLQNFKELGTEEQHGLINFLKKLEATDLSRVEKLRAYVNLGTSSLPPKQKSPSPEVIETIKSRKSCSPFSSRKGNQNPSDDENKWKPKVDMFAEEEHANKNDEKQKKLEFSDDDDDYTFEDIYKAADKNVSDNQRAKKDSRSFSRSRSNSPKSWSHSRSRSRSRSPVKITKEPTKNSDPNAILNETKRLIANIMGDLPNKYTSHMVPGSSSNNDAPPSHSEGLRNNSEVDISNSNSNSNSYTPNYGRTLTQVNVTGQPPSQRPPSQHPPNQHPPQQGSYPPPMNQFQNYPTQPQMFNSNQGYNMNNGYNNYNQGFTPNQGPAPFSGGPPSQYQQQPYGQSQFPGPPGMGQPQAYSQQYGNYQQQQQQRFY
- the LOC117181511 gene encoding uncharacterized protein CG7065-like isoform X2, with the translated sequence MRTSVTAEDGTLRPVYSETEDGDVWCHICNVALFGAHKLLSHNTCNRHKIKLDEWPYPVLLWSKQSDMMNKNTGQPPPSSNPLAPGEPIPPGMEDQISRNTTIQVSLDRHRSSPLVGLEYLLELVDNDSCEPSYTCVLCDKRGDPRTVMAHITSYNHRIAYLNRHFPTISRAITELPRTANYKRGANEISVLVAKKIEDHLGRLQPQLVDKAQFEKNKIQYVKRVYQDFHFRETPEFTLMEIYDVRWVTNFEEKSAEVMNEAKLKELPPPVEDKKEEKTEEKGKERERDRERERDKNRDKEKEKRRDSYRDEKESSSRRKDAKVDSKDTKSNYKIRVLTKDNKANKKAEKSPKDKNSTPGKKPDDLKSLSSLSSISSSPSPVRTPRSRSRSRSRGRKITHPERNYRSRRSRHSRERSRSVELVVKERDKWDKYKEQIRRAEETLERALKFHEKNPEKHPSYPDEWKKFWNRRYKELQSEGKDPGKHDFKPEWIEFWNKRMRELHTEQLEQRKGEIRKRLELPEEKPIEKHSSSVSSSKKKDRSPTPKRRHQESDDEVEYVGTKLLRPEFHIDPHHEMRERQRERERERERERERERERDRERERERDRARERERERELERDYYVPYSRGRGYRPPPPHAYYGPPRTATARPRYHASPYPIAEKSPSPIADEILSEDLEIVGLLRLLTALEGQLGSLGPKIVSLLSKALAAEKAKPNSAEELLYDEEVSVMFETVKEKLKGQLFAGMIEKMAIAPTKTAIQNIAQLLHKATENKKKMEEEKKKHKELLELSKTINIFNRAPYSRVIDINPKNLKSEPVSVPGVGTVDKVAIAQQIAAALVAQGRSNVSQDELETLINAVVGMAEASQQSSKPVTTADFVKGLTSGASPLTSGDEQTPPPAAPSPPVVKKSESSVESRAKQMESLSDEDLKSLLQNFKELGTEEQHGLINFLKKLEATDLSRVEKLRAYVNLGTSSLPPKQKSPSPEVIETIKSRKSCSPFSSRKGNQNPSDDENKWKPKVDMFAEEEHANKNDEKQKKLEFSDDDDDYTFEDIYKAADKNVSDNQRAKKDSRSFSRSRSNSPKSWSHSRSRSRSRSPVKITKEPTKNSDPNAILNETKRLIANIMGDLPNKYTSHMVPGSSSNNDAPPSHSEGLRNNSEVDISNSNSNSNSYTPNYGRTLTQVNVTGQPPSQRPPSQHPPNQHPPQQGSYPPPMNQFQNYPTQPQMFNSNQGYNMNNGYNNYNQGFTPNQGPAPFSGGPPSQYQQQPYGQSQFPGPPGMGQPQAYSQQYGNYQQQQQQRFY